The Zobellia alginiliquefaciens genome contains a region encoding:
- a CDS encoding S66 peptidase family protein — protein MTNRRGFIGTALSATAATLLPSFSNANENMNSGIALIKPKRLNKGDTIGLIAPGYAIKSSILEEAKNTLRSMGFKPYHTNRIIDKYGYLSNTDEERAKDLNEMFADPNVDGILCARGGYGCTRIMQMIDYENIKQNPKTFIGFSDITALLNGIHQETGLVTFHGPVGSTLNDPYSIRQLENIVISPKPQLEIQNVDLLKPELATNPEFERYTITPGKATGKIVGGSLTLINALVGTPHEIDFTGAIVCIEDVEEAPYRIDRMLTQLIEGKTFKKAAGILIGVCAGCNDSTNPDSFSLKEVILDRIKPLGIPAAYGMSFGHVENNFTFPIGISAKMDATQLSLQLLEKAVL, from the coding sequence ATGACCAACAGAAGAGGTTTTATAGGAACAGCGTTAAGTGCAACCGCGGCAACATTGCTACCAAGTTTTAGTAATGCAAATGAGAACATGAACTCAGGAATTGCCCTGATCAAACCTAAACGGTTGAACAAGGGAGACACTATTGGGCTAATAGCTCCTGGATATGCCATTAAGTCCTCCATTTTGGAAGAAGCCAAAAATACGCTAAGGTCAATGGGTTTCAAACCTTATCATACCAATAGAATTATAGATAAATACGGCTACTTAAGCAATACCGATGAAGAACGGGCCAAAGACCTAAATGAAATGTTTGCTGACCCAAATGTTGACGGTATTCTTTGTGCTCGTGGTGGATACGGTTGTACCCGAATTATGCAAATGATAGATTATGAGAACATCAAACAGAACCCTAAAACATTTATTGGCTTCAGTGATATTACTGCATTATTAAATGGCATTCATCAAGAAACGGGTCTTGTAACCTTTCACGGACCCGTAGGGAGTACTCTGAATGACCCGTACAGTATTCGCCAATTGGAAAATATAGTTATCTCACCTAAACCCCAACTAGAAATTCAAAACGTTGACCTTCTAAAACCTGAATTGGCCACCAACCCAGAGTTTGAACGCTATACGATTACTCCAGGTAAAGCTACGGGAAAAATTGTGGGAGGTAGCCTTACCCTAATTAATGCTTTAGTTGGTACACCTCACGAAATAGACTTTACAGGCGCTATTGTTTGTATTGAGGATGTGGAAGAAGCGCCTTACCGAATAGACCGCATGCTTACCCAATTGATAGAAGGAAAAACTTTTAAAAAGGCCGCAGGCATTCTAATTGGTGTTTGTGCCGGCTGCAACGATTCTACCAACCCTGATTCCTTTTCGTTAAAAGAGGTGATTCTAGATAGAATTAAACCCTTAGGAATTCCTGCCGCTTACGGTATGAGTTTTGGGCATGTAGAGAACAACTTTACATTTCCAATAGGAATTTCAGCAAAAATGGATGCTACACAATTGAGCCTTCAGCTTCTGGAGAAGGCGGTACTGTAG
- a CDS encoding fibronectin type III domain-containing protein: MLTLALLSLVLSQSCSSDDVEDKLDQEIQQEEEQQQDETEEEETEETEDENASPTDFELSSSIAETTSIELDWSDATDPEKKAISYAVFLGDTEIVSSIDASEFTLTELTPNTAYDIKIVASDEEGLTSELITNIKTKEEASTTTATVSLGEANIAVNTPTLEEDFGTLVVPVKLIGENGEAITASERIKIKYQINSDVAFQYDYSIRTAMPVYIEEGESETAIKVEVKTDAMIELNDESFSIMIISVEGAELDETKSDATYIIAGPPEEDLPIASMNGPKVDITWSHPDAQVDAVLFKRTGETGQTYSSVGFYSTNEDSESFVLEGKSDGNYFLNIERRNDEIFGEIEVSVLITQPDGTRMYRTFLLTSNKDVVDFDVVNDEYTFEFQF; this comes from the coding sequence GTGTTAACACTCGCTCTATTAAGCTTAGTTCTTTCTCAATCTTGTTCAAGTGATGATGTAGAAGATAAACTTGACCAAGAAATTCAACAAGAAGAAGAACAACAACAAGATGAAACTGAGGAAGAAGAAACAGAGGAAACAGAAGATGAAAATGCATCTCCTACCGACTTTGAACTTTCTTCTTCAATAGCAGAAACAACTTCAATAGAATTAGATTGGAGCGATGCTACCGACCCAGAGAAGAAAGCAATTTCATATGCTGTATTTCTAGGTGATACCGAAATTGTTTCTAGCATTGACGCTTCTGAATTTACATTAACAGAGTTGACTCCAAATACCGCTTACGATATAAAAATTGTTGCTAGTGATGAAGAAGGTCTTACGTCAGAGTTAATAACCAATATTAAAACTAAAGAAGAAGCTAGTACTACAACTGCCACCGTTTCCTTAGGCGAGGCCAACATTGCTGTTAATACCCCAACATTAGAAGAGGATTTTGGAACACTCGTTGTTCCTGTCAAACTTATTGGTGAAAATGGCGAAGCAATTACCGCATCAGAACGTATAAAGATTAAATACCAAATTAATTCTGATGTTGCTTTTCAATATGATTATAGTATCAGAACAGCTATGCCCGTATACATAGAAGAAGGAGAATCTGAGACTGCAATAAAAGTAGAAGTCAAGACTGATGCTATGATTGAATTAAATGATGAAAGTTTTTCTATTATGATTATATCTGTAGAAGGCGCTGAGCTTGATGAAACTAAAAGTGATGCCACTTATATTATTGCGGGACCCCCTGAAGAAGATCTACCCATAGCCTCTATGAATGGCCCAAAAGTAGATATTACATGGAGTCACCCTGATGCACAAGTAGATGCCGTTTTATTCAAAAGAACTGGTGAAACAGGTCAAACATATTCAAGTGTTGGCTTTTACAGCACAAATGAAGATTCAGAATCTTTTGTGTTAGAAGGAAAATCGGATGGAAATTATTTCTTAAATATTGAAAGAAGAAATGATGAAATTTTTGGAGAAATAGAGGTTTCAGTGCTTATCACTCAGCCTGACGGTACACGTATGTACAGAACCTTCTTACTTACTTCAAACAAAGATGTCGTAGACTTTGATGTTGTTAATGATGAGTATACTTTCGAGTTTCAGTTCTAG
- the recQ gene encoding DNA helicase RecQ, with translation MAKDKNVLKKTDLHASLKKHFGFSEFKGLQEGVVTSLLEGNNTFAIMPTGGGKSLCYQLPALMKEGTAIVVSPLIALMKNQVDAIRGISDQFGIAHVLNSSLTKTEVRQVKQDIRDGITKLLYVAPESLTKEEYIEFLQSVKLSFVAVDEAHCISEWGHDFRPEYRNLRNIVNKLDDNIAIIALTATATPKVQEDIIKNLGITDATTFKASFNRPNLFYEVRPKTANVDSDIIRFVKKNTGKSGIIYCLSRKRVEELAQVLQVNGVSAVPYHAGFDAKTRSKYQDMFLMEDVDVVVATIAFGMGIDKPDVRFVIHHDIPKSIESYYQETGRAGRDDGEGHCLAFYAYKDIEKLEKFMSNKPVAEQEIGNALLQEVVAYAETSMSRRKFMLHYFGEEFDEVNGEGADMDDNTRNPKEKQEAKENVVKLMKVVMATHEKFKSKEVVRTLLGKVNALITSHKSDEKEEFGIGKDKDKEYWMALIRQTLVAGLLKKEIEQYGILRVTDEGKAYLKSPESFMMTVDHTYTKEGNDAIVSAAKAGVSDEKLLKQLKDLRKSQADKLGVPPFVVFQDPSLEDMAMKYPVTQEELTTIYGVGEGKAKKYGKPFIAFIASYVEENEIIRPDDLVVKSTGANSALKLYIIQNVDRKLPLSDIASAKGIEIPQLIKEMEQIVFSGTKLNLDYWIDEVLDEDQQEEIHDYFLEAETDDLEEAMKEFDGDYEDEELRLYRLKFISEVAN, from the coding sequence ATGGCAAAAGATAAAAATGTTTTGAAAAAAACTGATTTGCATGCTTCGTTAAAAAAACATTTCGGTTTTTCTGAATTTAAGGGTCTACAGGAGGGTGTTGTTACAAGCCTTTTGGAAGGAAACAACACTTTTGCCATAATGCCCACAGGTGGAGGTAAATCACTTTGTTACCAACTTCCGGCATTAATGAAAGAAGGTACGGCCATTGTGGTTTCGCCCTTAATAGCATTGATGAAAAATCAGGTAGATGCTATAAGAGGTATTTCCGATCAGTTTGGAATTGCCCACGTGCTTAATTCTTCATTAACAAAAACGGAGGTTAGGCAGGTGAAGCAAGATATCAGAGATGGCATTACAAAGCTATTGTACGTTGCTCCCGAATCATTGACCAAAGAGGAGTATATTGAATTTTTACAATCTGTAAAACTATCTTTTGTAGCGGTAGATGAGGCACATTGTATTTCAGAATGGGGCCATGATTTTAGGCCAGAGTATAGAAACTTAAGAAATATTGTCAATAAGTTAGATGATAATATTGCCATAATAGCACTTACGGCTACGGCTACTCCAAAGGTTCAAGAAGATATTATAAAAAACTTGGGCATAACAGATGCTACAACTTTTAAGGCTTCTTTTAATAGACCTAACCTTTTTTACGAGGTACGCCCTAAAACGGCCAATGTTGATTCTGATATTATTCGTTTTGTAAAGAAAAACACGGGAAAATCAGGTATAATTTACTGTTTGAGTAGAAAACGGGTAGAGGAATTGGCGCAAGTGCTTCAGGTTAACGGAGTTAGTGCGGTACCGTACCATGCCGGTTTTGATGCCAAAACACGATCTAAGTATCAGGATATGTTCTTGATGGAAGATGTAGATGTGGTGGTTGCTACCATTGCTTTTGGGATGGGAATAGATAAGCCGGATGTTCGTTTTGTAATCCATCACGATATACCAAAAAGTATAGAGAGTTACTATCAAGAAACGGGTAGGGCAGGAAGAGATGACGGTGAGGGGCATTGTTTAGCATTTTATGCGTACAAGGATATTGAGAAGCTGGAAAAATTCATGTCCAATAAACCGGTTGCCGAACAAGAAATTGGGAATGCCCTGTTACAAGAGGTCGTAGCTTATGCAGAAACCTCCATGTCACGTAGAAAATTCATGCTCCATTATTTTGGAGAAGAGTTTGATGAAGTGAACGGTGAAGGGGCCGATATGGATGATAATACCAGAAATCCAAAAGAAAAACAAGAAGCCAAGGAAAATGTAGTTAAGCTAATGAAGGTAGTAATGGCTACCCACGAAAAGTTTAAATCCAAGGAAGTAGTACGGACTCTTTTAGGAAAAGTAAATGCCTTGATTACATCTCATAAATCAGATGAAAAGGAGGAGTTTGGAATAGGAAAAGACAAGGATAAGGAATACTGGATGGCATTAATACGCCAGACGTTGGTTGCCGGTCTTCTAAAAAAGGAGATAGAGCAGTACGGAATATTGCGTGTAACAGATGAGGGTAAAGCGTATTTAAAGTCGCCTGAGTCTTTTATGATGACGGTGGACCATACGTATACCAAAGAGGGGAACGATGCTATTGTAAGTGCGGCAAAAGCAGGAGTTTCTGATGAAAAGCTGTTGAAACAACTTAAGGATTTGCGTAAAAGTCAAGCGGATAAGCTTGGAGTGCCTCCATTTGTAGTTTTTCAAGATCCATCGTTGGAAGATATGGCAATGAAATATCCCGTAACTCAAGAAGAGCTTACCACTATTTATGGGGTAGGTGAGGGGAAAGCCAAGAAATATGGGAAGCCATTTATTGCTTTTATAGCCAGTTATGTTGAAGAGAATGAAATTATTAGACCAGATGACCTTGTCGTAAAAAGCACGGGTGCTAACTCTGCTCTTAAGTTGTACATTATCCAGAACGTAGACCGAAAACTTCCCTTAAGTGATATTGCATCAGCAAAGGGAATTGAGATTCCACAACTTATTAAAGAGATGGAACAGATTGTTTTTAGCGGAACAAAATTGAATCTGGATTATTGGATTGATGAAGTGTTGGACGAAGATCAGCAAGAGGAAATCCATGATTATTTCTTGGAGGCCGAAACCGATGACCTCGAAGAAGCCATGAAAGAATTTGATGGTGACTACGAAGACGAAGAACTACGCTTATACCGACTGAAATTCATTAGTGAAGTAGCGAATTAA
- a CDS encoding KpsF/GutQ family sugar-phosphate isomerase: protein MNDSKAILAVAKKTIETESASIHHLGTLLNEEFSDAVNCILESKGRVIVSGIGKSAIIASKITATLNSTGTPAIFMHAGDAIHGDLGTIQEDDVVVCISKSGSTPEIKMLIPLVKRGTNKLIAMTGNTESYLAKEADFIINTYVEKEACPNNLAPTTSTTAQLVMGDALAICLLQLKGFSSKDFAKYHPGGSLGKRLYLRVSDIVGTNQKPQVHIDAEVKKVIVEISEKMLGVTAVTQNEEIVGIVTDGDIRRMLNKYDNISGLTAKDIMSKNPKTISVDVLAIEALELMQEKGISQLLGVDGKKYMGVVHLHNLINEGIL from the coding sequence TTGAACGATAGCAAAGCTATTCTTGCGGTTGCCAAGAAAACGATAGAAACAGAAAGTGCATCTATACACCATTTAGGCACTTTATTAAACGAGGAATTTTCGGATGCAGTAAATTGTATTCTTGAGTCTAAAGGAAGGGTTATTGTTTCCGGCATAGGCAAAAGCGCTATAATTGCCTCTAAAATTACCGCAACATTAAACTCTACGGGAACACCGGCCATCTTCATGCATGCCGGTGATGCCATTCACGGAGACCTTGGAACCATTCAAGAAGATGATGTGGTGGTCTGCATTTCAAAAAGTGGTAGTACCCCCGAAATAAAAATGTTGATACCCCTTGTAAAAAGAGGAACCAACAAACTTATAGCCATGACCGGCAATACCGAATCTTATTTGGCCAAAGAAGCAGATTTTATAATAAATACTTACGTAGAAAAAGAAGCTTGCCCAAACAACTTAGCGCCCACCACCAGTACCACTGCTCAACTTGTTATGGGAGATGCGCTTGCCATCTGTTTGCTTCAACTAAAAGGGTTCAGCAGTAAGGATTTTGCTAAATATCACCCCGGCGGCTCTTTAGGAAAACGTTTGTACCTAAGGGTTTCGGATATTGTAGGAACCAATCAAAAGCCACAAGTACATATTGATGCGGAGGTTAAAAAAGTAATTGTAGAAATTTCCGAAAAAATGCTTGGCGTAACCGCGGTTACCCAGAACGAGGAAATAGTAGGTATTGTAACGGACGGTGATATTAGACGCATGCTCAACAAGTACGATAATATTAGTGGCCTAACGGCAAAAGATATAATGAGTAAAAACCCAAAGACTATATCCGTAGATGTTCTTGCCATAGAAGCCTTGGAGCTCATGCAAGAAAAGGGTATCTCACAATTATTGGGCGTAGATGGTAAAAAATATATGGGTGTTGTACATTTGCACAACTTGATCAACGAAGGTATATTATAA
- the tatC gene encoding twin-arginine translocase subunit TatC, whose amino-acid sequence MAKENTKSPDEMSFLDHLEELRWHLIRSVLAVIILATVAFVMSGFIFDTVIFGPSKMNFPTYRLFCEIATYLDFDSAFCADKLPFTIQSRTMGGQFSADIWTAIWVGFIVGFPYVLYELWKFISPGLHPNERRHSKGFIFIASFLFFMGVLFGYYVVAPLSINFLGTYQVSEIVLNEFDLDSYISTVRTAVIACGVLFELPIIIYFLTKVGVVTPEILKKYRKIALVVVLILSAVITPPDVTSQIIVAVPVIFLYQVSIYISKVVLKKEAKREKKAREKGLKKT is encoded by the coding sequence ATGGCGAAGGAAAATACGAAGTCCCCCGACGAAATGTCGTTTTTAGACCACTTAGAAGAACTAAGATGGCATTTAATACGATCGGTCTTAGCAGTAATCATACTAGCTACAGTGGCATTTGTAATGAGTGGTTTTATTTTTGACACTGTCATCTTTGGACCCTCTAAAATGAATTTCCCAACATACCGGTTATTTTGTGAAATTGCTACTTACTTGGATTTTGATTCTGCCTTTTGTGCCGACAAACTTCCGTTTACTATACAGAGTCGTACAATGGGCGGGCAATTTTCTGCCGATATCTGGACAGCTATATGGGTAGGCTTTATTGTAGGCTTCCCCTATGTTCTCTATGAGCTATGGAAGTTTATTAGCCCAGGACTTCACCCCAATGAAAGAAGGCATTCAAAAGGTTTTATTTTTATTGCCTCGTTTCTCTTTTTCATGGGTGTCCTTTTTGGATACTATGTGGTTGCCCCACTATCTATCAACTTCTTGGGCACCTACCAAGTAAGTGAAATAGTTTTAAATGAATTTGACCTTGACTCCTATATCAGTACCGTTAGAACGGCAGTGATTGCCTGTGGAGTTCTTTTTGAGCTGCCTATAATTATATACTTTTTGACAAAAGTGGGCGTGGTGACTCCCGAAATACTTAAAAAATACAGGAAAATTGCCTTGGTGGTCGTTTTAATACTCTCTGCGGTAATCACTCCACCAGATGTAACCAGCCAGATTATTGTAGCGGTACCGGTAATCTTTTTATACCAAGTAAGTATCTATATATCAAAAGTGGTGTTGAAAAAAGAGGCTAAACGCGAGAAAAAAGCAAGAGAAAAAGGGTTAAAGAAAACGTAA
- the lptB gene encoding LPS export ABC transporter ATP-binding protein → MKLRAENIMKAYRGRKVVKGISLEVNQGEIIGLLGPNGAGKTTSFYMIVGLVKPNGGNIYLDGTDITNFPMYKRAQNGIGYLAQEASVFRKLSIEKNILSVLQLTKLSKKEQLMKMESLIEEFSLGHIRKSRGDLLSGGERRRTEIARALATDPKFILLDEPFAGVDPVAVEDIQRIVAQLKDKNIGILITDHNVQETLAITERSYLMFEGGILKSGIPEDLAADEMVRKVYLGQNFELRKKKLDF, encoded by the coding sequence ATGAAGTTAAGAGCTGAAAATATAATGAAGGCCTACCGCGGCCGAAAAGTAGTTAAGGGTATTTCCTTGGAAGTAAACCAAGGGGAAATCATAGGGCTGCTTGGTCCAAACGGTGCCGGAAAGACCACTTCTTTCTATATGATCGTTGGCTTGGTAAAGCCAAATGGAGGCAATATTTATTTGGATGGAACGGATATTACCAACTTCCCCATGTACAAAAGAGCCCAAAACGGCATTGGGTATCTAGCACAGGAAGCTTCTGTTTTTAGAAAGCTAAGTATAGAAAAAAACATTCTTAGTGTACTTCAACTTACCAAACTCAGCAAAAAGGAACAGCTGATGAAAATGGAATCGCTCATCGAAGAGTTTAGCTTGGGACACATTCGTAAAAGCCGTGGAGATTTACTTTCCGGTGGCGAGCGTAGACGTACAGAAATAGCACGTGCGTTGGCTACCGACCCTAAGTTTATTTTATTGGACGAGCCTTTTGCCGGTGTAGACCCGGTTGCCGTTGAAGACATTCAACGTATTGTAGCTCAACTTAAAGACAAGAACATTGGTATTCTGATTACCGACCATAACGTACAAGAAACTTTGGCCATTACAGAAAGGTCATACCTTATGTTTGAAGGAGGCATCTTAAAATCTGGAATTCCAGAAGATTTGGCCGCAGATGAAATGGTCCGTAAAGTGTATTTAGGTCAGAACTTTGAACTCCGTAAAAAGAAACTAGACTTCTAA
- a CDS encoding CDP-alcohol phosphatidyltransferase family protein has protein sequence MKKYIPNLITLLNVFCGCVATIFAASNQLEMAALYVFLGIFFDFFDGLAARVLNVQSELGVQLDSLADMITSGLVPGIVMFQLLNMANFGSWSEGGSAYSFMSLMDFIPLFGFLITLGSAYRLAKFNIDENQVSSFVGLPTPANALLILSLALILQYHDNDTLNGIILNTWFLVFISILSTYLLNANIPLFALKFKTWSFKDNAVRYIFIIISAVLLLTLRVLAVPVIIVFYVGASLVSNLSEKS, from the coding sequence ATGAAAAAATATATTCCTAATCTCATCACCCTATTAAATGTTTTCTGTGGATGTGTCGCTACGATTTTTGCGGCGTCTAACCAGTTGGAAATGGCAGCATTATACGTTTTTTTAGGAATTTTCTTTGATTTCTTTGACGGATTGGCGGCGCGGGTTTTGAACGTTCAAAGTGAATTGGGGGTGCAATTGGATTCTCTTGCGGATATGATTACAAGTGGGCTTGTACCCGGAATTGTAATGTTTCAATTGTTGAATATGGCTAATTTTGGCAGTTGGTCAGAAGGTGGTTCGGCATATTCTTTTATGAGTTTGATGGATTTTATTCCTTTGTTCGGGTTTTTAATCACCCTGGGCTCGGCCTATCGACTTGCAAAATTTAATATAGATGAAAACCAAGTGTCTTCTTTTGTAGGTCTACCAACACCGGCAAATGCTTTGTTGATTCTTTCTTTAGCATTGATTTTACAGTATCATGACAATGATACGCTAAACGGAATAATTCTTAATACGTGGTTTTTAGTCTTTATATCGATTTTAAGTACGTACTTACTAAATGCTAATATTCCATTATTTGCCTTAAAGTTCAAAACATGGAGTTTTAAAGATAATGCGGTGCGATATATCTTTATAATCATTAGCGCCGTTCTTTTGCTGACGTTGCGCGTATTGGCCGTGCCCGTAATTATCGTTTTTTACGTGGGCGCATCTTTAGTTTCTAATTTGAGCGAGAAAAGCTGA
- a CDS encoding Lnb N-terminal periplasmic domain-containing protein — translation MTLKKLLLLLLCGFSFLGFSQAPELTPLSKISVVTCGPGSELYSTFGHSAIRIEDASLGINAIYNYGTFDFTTPNFYMKFTRGKLDYTLARQSFPYFLKEYKYENRWVKSQKLELTLTERQELFNFLENNYLPENRDYKYDFFYNNCATKIWDILKEVYGDKLVFDKNYLNELYTHRQLIRQKVRINSWSGFGIDLALGSVIDDVATAKEHMFLPDYILEQLNVAQLNGKPLVEQSTVLLKQAPKETSSNFFLSPELWLIVFLIIVLTLTYFDFKNNTRRRWLDFTLFFSTGLIGLLIIFLWFFTDHSATAGNFNFLWAFPPNLIIAFVVAQKRGPNWIAKYAIFLAGLIIISGLLWMLGVQLFSPLILAIWAALIARYLFLFWSYHKPKIA, via the coding sequence ATGACATTGAAAAAATTACTCCTCCTCCTTCTTTGTGGTTTTTCTTTTTTGGGCTTCTCCCAAGCACCTGAATTGACTCCCTTATCCAAAATAAGCGTGGTTACCTGTGGCCCTGGTAGCGAACTGTACTCAACCTTTGGACATAGTGCCATCCGGATTGAAGACGCCAGCCTAGGCATAAACGCAATTTACAATTATGGTACGTTTGATTTTACCACACCTAATTTTTACATGAAATTTACCCGTGGAAAATTGGATTACACACTTGCCAGACAAAGTTTTCCATATTTCCTTAAAGAGTACAAGTATGAAAACCGATGGGTAAAAAGCCAAAAACTAGAGTTAACACTGACCGAACGCCAAGAGCTTTTCAATTTTCTTGAAAATAATTACCTTCCTGAAAACAGGGATTACAAATACGATTTTTTCTATAACAACTGTGCCACAAAAATATGGGACATACTTAAAGAGGTTTATGGCGATAAACTCGTTTTTGATAAAAATTACTTGAACGAATTGTATACACACCGGCAACTGATACGCCAAAAGGTTAGAATAAATTCATGGTCAGGTTTTGGTATAGACTTAGCACTGGGCTCCGTAATAGATGATGTTGCCACCGCCAAAGAACATATGTTCTTACCGGATTATATTCTGGAACAGCTAAACGTAGCCCAACTAAATGGTAAACCTTTAGTAGAACAATCCACAGTCTTACTTAAACAGGCACCTAAGGAAACTAGTTCCAACTTTTTTCTTTCTCCAGAACTCTGGTTAATTGTATTCCTGATTATAGTATTGACTTTAACCTATTTTGATTTCAAGAATAATACCCGAAGAAGGTGGCTGGATTTCACCCTGTTTTTCTCCACCGGACTTATAGGTCTACTTATCATTTTTCTTTGGTTCTTTACGGACCATAGCGCCACTGCCGGCAATTTTAATTTCTTGTGGGCATTTCCGCCAAACCTAATTATAGCTTTTGTGGTCGCTCAAAAGAGAGGTCCCAATTGGATTGCCAAATACGCTATTTTCCTAGCCGGGTTGATTATTATCTCGGGACTTTTATGGATGCTGGGTGTACAACTTTTTTCCCCTTTGATATTGGCCATTTGGGCAGCCCTTATCGCACGGTATTTATTTTTATTCTGGTCTTATCACAAGCCAAAAATCGCATAA